The genomic region CCCCGGGTCATCAGATTGTGCGGTTGCGAAGCAGCGGGGAGTCGGCCTATTATTGCGGCGACCTGATTCCCGGCGATATCCATTTGAACAACAGTATGCACCACAAAACCGACATGGACCCGTCACGAGCCCGGAAAGCCAAGATGCTGCTTATGAACCAGGCACATCGTGAAAATGCCACGCTGCTGTTTTACCACTCGGTGTATAAGAAATCGGGCAGGATCACAAAGGATAAAAACCGCAAATTTGTGCTTAGCGACTACTGATTCATTGACAACAGAAATTCTTTGTTGTCTCTGGTGCCCTTGATTTTATCCAGCAGAAACTCCATCGCTTCGTGCGGTGTCATGGTAGTCAGATAGCGGCGAAGCAGTACCACCTTCTCCCTTTCAGCCTCCTCAACAAGCAGATCCTCCCGGCGGGTGCCGCTCTTGAATACATCAATGGAAGGGAAAATCCGCCTTTCGGAAAGCCGGCGATCCAGCACAAGCTCCATGTTACCGGTACCCTTGAACTCTTCGAATATGACATCATCCATCCTTGAGCCGGTATCCACAAGTGCTGTTGCCACTATGGTGAGGCTGCCACCGTCTTCAATATTCCTGGCCGAACTGAAAAGCTTACGCGGTTTTTTCAGAGCTTCGGCATCCACACCGCCCGACATCGTACGACCCGTGTTCGAACAAATGTTGTAGGCCCGGGCAAGACGGGTAATCGAGTCCATGAGTACAAGCACATCGTGGCCGCTTTCGACCATCCGCTTTGCTTTTTCAAACACGATTTCAGCCAGTCCGATATGGTTTTCAGGTCTCTGATCAAAGGTGGAAGCAATGACCTCGGCATCAACCACGTTTCGCTCCATTTCGGTCACCTCCTCCGGCCGCTCGTCGATCAGAAGAATGATGATCTTGGTATCCGGATTGTTCGTTGAAACCGCGTTGGCAATGTTTCTGAGAATGGTGGTTTTTCCGGTTTTCGGCTGTGCCACGATAACGCCCCGCTGTCCCTTGCCAATCGGGGAAAAGAGATCAACCAGACGGGTAGTGTACTCTGTCCGGTTGTATTCAAGTACATAGCGGCTGTCTGGATAAACCGGCAGCAGCTCATCAAAATCTTTCCGTGAATCCATATCGGCCGGAATACGCCCGTTGACACCATCTACTCTGAGAAGAGCAAAATAGCGCTCGCCGATTTTGGGCGGACGGATGATACCGATCACGCTGTCACCCTGTTTCAGGCAGAACCTCTTTATTTGCGAAGGAGATACGTAGATATCATCCGGACTTGCCGAATAGTGGTAGTTGACTGATCTGAGAAATCCGTATCCGTCTGGCAGGATCTCCAGTGTGCCTTCATTAATCAGATAACCACCAAGTTTGGGTTCAATCTCTTTCAGGCGTTCTTCGAGTGTCGCGGCATCCGACTCGGGAAGAACCTCGTGAACGTTCTTCTTTTTGTTATTATCGGATTTTGAAGGAATCAGATCCTGTCCGGATTGTGCTGCCCTGTCTTTTTTACCTGCTGATTCTTTTTCTGATTTTTCGGGTCTGTCAGGCTTACGGGATTCTTTTCGGGAATCCTTTCGCGGATCTTTTTGAGCTTCTTTGTGAAGATCGGATTTCTCCTTAGCCTGCTTTTGCTGCTTTTCAGCTTTACCGGCTGCTTCTCCGGATCCGGCGGTTCGGGCGGATTTTGATTCCGGCGATTCTGCGGAATGACCAGGGGATTTATCAGAAGCCTGACCGGAGGATGACTTTTTCGCCTTCTGTGAACTCCCGGCTCCCTGTGCCGGCTTTTTGTACTTGCTCAGATCCTTTTTACGGTAAAGACCGGTAGGCGGGGATTCAGACTGCTCTCTCTCCTCGCGGGAACTCTGCGAATCGTCTTTCCGGGTGCTCTGATCATTCTCATCCGTTTTCGAAGAAGCGGCATCGTCACCATCATCACCGTCAAAACTTATGAGTGTTTGAGCCTGCTGTCGGGCATGTTCACGCAACCGGTCAATCAGAGTCTGTTTGCGTAAACCGGTCACAGGTTTCAGCCCTGCATTCCGGGCAATTTCCTGCAACTCTTTTAGTGTTTTTTCTTCTAATTGATCCAAATCTTTCAATTCTGATTCAGCTGATTGGAGGTAAGACATTATGTTATGATGCAGTCACAATCGGAGTGCACACATTGTTATGTTGTGGGTGAGCGGTAATCCGTTAATCCGGACATTACCCGA from Natronogracilivirga saccharolytica harbors:
- the rho gene encoding transcription termination factor Rho — protein: MDQLEEKTLKELQEIARNAGLKPVTGLRKQTLIDRLREHARQQAQTLISFDGDDGDDAASSKTDENDQSTRKDDSQSSREEREQSESPPTGLYRKKDLSKYKKPAQGAGSSQKAKKSSSGQASDKSPGHSAESPESKSARTAGSGEAAGKAEKQQKQAKEKSDLHKEAQKDPRKDSRKESRKPDRPEKSEKESAGKKDRAAQSGQDLIPSKSDNNKKKNVHEVLPESDAATLEERLKEIEPKLGGYLINEGTLEILPDGYGFLRSVNYHYSASPDDIYVSPSQIKRFCLKQGDSVIGIIRPPKIGERYFALLRVDGVNGRIPADMDSRKDFDELLPVYPDSRYVLEYNRTEYTTRLVDLFSPIGKGQRGVIVAQPKTGKTTILRNIANAVSTNNPDTKIIILLIDERPEEVTEMERNVVDAEVIASTFDQRPENHIGLAEIVFEKAKRMVESGHDVLVLMDSITRLARAYNICSNTGRTMSGGVDAEALKKPRKLFSSARNIEDGGSLTIVATALVDTGSRMDDVIFEEFKGTGNMELVLDRRLSERRIFPSIDVFKSGTRREDLLVEEAEREKVVLLRRYLTTMTPHEAMEFLLDKIKGTRDNKEFLLSMNQ